One part of the Hydra vulgaris chromosome 01, alternate assembly HydraT2T_AEP genome encodes these proteins:
- the LOC136074004 gene encoding uncharacterized protein LOC136074004 — MAVEQENKGKIRPVLDFRELNQYVNSHNASSDVCDEKVRKWRTVGDKFATLDLRCAYMQIHIDPSLWEHQKVVYKEEKYYLTRFGFGLNSAPKIMSSVLGSVLNLNAGISEATDHYFDDIIVNLEKTSVEKVVNHLACYGLVTKEPVQCDTARVLGLQLFRNEKKELCWKRGNIIPKSQNIKTEKVTRRKLFSICGHLLGHYPVGGWLRIACSFIKRHSKGNTWDDLIGDQAQSWLIEILCRLEVCDSVRGKWNAKGIQNGATLWCNASSMAIGVAIEYDGVIIEDAAWLRSINDVMHINIAELDAVVRGINLAAKWNIKNLSVFTDSVTVHGWLKSMLTESHRIRSNALSEMLIKRRLSLLQDLIKEYNINITLKWVPSSKNKADVLTRVPKTWLNELSRRSTKELCGVSIAEEIRNCHSKHHFGVNRTMFTVQRRLPHVLRKDVEECVRKSCQCNSIDPAPIKWENGVLDVPDTWYRVACDVTHYKGSPYLTMID, encoded by the coding sequence ATGGCTGTTGAGCAGGAAAATAAAGGAAAGATACGACCTGTTCTGGATTTTCGCGAATTGAATCAGTATGTTAATTCACATAATGCCTCAAGTGATGTATGTGATGAAAAAGTTAGAAAATGGAGAACTGTTGGTGACAAATTTGCAACGCTTGATCTTAGATGCGCCTATATGCAAATACATATTGATCCGAGTTTGTGGGAGCATCAGAAGGTAGTCTACAAAGAAGAAAAATACTATCTTACACGTTTTGGTTTTGGGTTAAATTCTGCCCCAAAAATAATGTCTTCAGTCTTAGGCAGTGTGTTGAATCTTAATGCTGGTATTAGTGAAGCAACAGACCACTACTTTGATGACATAATTGTCAATTTGGAAAAGACATCAGTTGAAAAGGTCGTAAATCATTTAGCGTGTTATGGATTGGTAACAAAAGAGCCGGTGCAATGTGATACTGCACGAGTGTTGGGTTTGCAACTgtttagaaatgaaaaaaaggaGCTATGTTGGAAACGTGGAAACATCATTCCAAAGTcacaaaatatcaaaactgaAAAAGTAACACGAcggaaacttttttcaatatgtGGACACTTATTAGGTCACTATCCTGTTGGAGGGTGGCTTAGAATTGCCTGCAGTTTTATAAAACGTCATAGTAAAGGAAATACTTGGGATGATCTAATCGGAGATCAAGCTCAGTCATGGTTAATCGAAATATTGTGTCGATTAGAAGTTTGTGATTCTGTGAGAGGGAAATGGAATGCTAAAGGGATTCAAAATGGAGCAACATTGTGGTGTAATGCTAGCAGCATGGCAATAGGGGTTGCTATAGAATACGATGGCGTAATAATTGAGGATGCAGCCTGGCTTCGAAGTATAAATGATGTTATGCATATTAATATTGCTGAATTAGATGCTGTGGTGCGTGGGATAAACCTAGCTGCTAAGTGGAATATAAAGAATTTGTCGGTGTTCACTGATTCAGTAACAGTTCATGGATGGCTAAAAAGTATGCTGACTGAAAGTCATAGGATTCGATCAAATGCATTATCAGAAATGCTTATTAAAAGAAGACTTTCTCTATTGCAAGAcctaataaaagaatataatataaacatcaCGTTAAAATGGGTTCCGTCCTCCAAAAACAAAGCTGACGTGTTGACAAGAGTTCCAAAGACTTGGTTAAATGAGCTTTCACGAAGAAGTACTAAAGAGCTATGTGGAGTAAGTATTGCTGAAGAAATTCGTAATTGTCACTCAAAGCATCATTTTGGCGTTAATCGGACAATGTTTACAGTGCAACGAAGACTTCCGCACGTATTAAGAAAAGATGTCGAAGAATGTGTTCGCAAATCTTGTCAATGTAATTCAATTGATCCAGCGCCAATAAAATGGGAAAATGGAGTGCTAGATGTACCAGACACATGGTACCGAGTTGCTTGTGATGTGACTCACTATAAAGGGTCGCCATATTTAACAATGATTGACTGA